One Bremerella sp. JC817 genomic window carries:
- a CDS encoding transglutaminase domain-containing protein — protein MLRYTFPLLLVALSFPNTLWAQFDNVQPDEAKSATVLGTSKTAKYQVGVKIQAVGGPVGGLVASIPVPADWPEQSVRLADEEISPEIGRVGYRLVEGTVKEMMISIPRLNAGQTAVALITVEVERRSASPPADTSGLKIPKRVPLAMRRYLGSSPFIESRHGEIRSQAKEITKDIESDWDKVEAIYDWVRDNIEYTTTQNTNAVTALRDKKGDFEDVTGVFIALCRASDIPARTVWVPSTSYAEFYLEDENGDGHWYPCRVAGDRAFGEMPDHPIILQKGDNFRVPDKKEPQRFVNEKLTGKAVRGGGKPKVEFVREVLGG, from the coding sequence ATGCTGCGATACACCTTCCCCCTTCTGCTCGTCGCCCTCAGCTTTCCGAACACGTTGTGGGCTCAATTCGACAACGTCCAACCTGACGAAGCGAAATCAGCCACCGTTCTTGGTACCTCGAAGACCGCCAAATACCAGGTCGGTGTCAAAATCCAAGCGGTCGGCGGTCCCGTCGGCGGACTGGTCGCCTCGATTCCGGTTCCCGCAGACTGGCCGGAACAATCGGTGCGTCTGGCGGACGAAGAGATCTCGCCTGAGATCGGCCGGGTCGGTTACCGCCTGGTCGAAGGGACCGTCAAAGAGATGATGATCTCGATCCCACGCCTCAACGCCGGTCAAACCGCCGTCGCGCTGATTACCGTGGAAGTCGAACGCCGCTCCGCCTCCCCTCCTGCTGATACGTCCGGCCTGAAGATCCCGAAACGGGTTCCATTGGCGATGCGACGTTACCTTGGCTCCAGTCCATTCATCGAATCGCGTCACGGCGAGATACGTTCGCAGGCCAAAGAGATCACCAAAGACATCGAATCGGACTGGGACAAAGTCGAAGCGATCTACGACTGGGTGCGTGACAACATCGAGTATACCACGACTCAAAACACGAACGCCGTGACCGCACTTCGCGACAAGAAAGGTGACTTTGAAGACGTCACCGGCGTCTTTATCGCCCTATGCCGAGCCTCGGACATTCCTGCCCGTACGGTTTGGGTGCCAAGCACCAGCTATGCCGAGTTCTACCTGGAAGACGAAAACGGCGATGGCCACTGGTACCCATGCCGCGTCGCCGGAGACCGTGCTTTCGGCGAAATGCCTGATCATCCGATCATCCTGCAAAAGGGTGACAACTTCCGCGTGCCTGATAAAAAAGAGCCTCAGCGTTTCGTCAACGAAAAGCTGACTGGCAAAGCAGTGCGTGGTGGTGGCAAGCCAAAGGTCGAGTTCGTTCGCGAGGTGCTCGGTGGTTAA
- a CDS encoding transglutaminase family protein encodes MVKQFFAATLLLLACGSWASAQFGAVETPAASSGGVGNFETGFTLQVQGPALGVTATFPVPANWQDQKVELVRQELPPGASLKFLDLDGTSQARVDIPRMSAGETAKVMLYFQVDRQPIVAPNRPESLTAPSQKQLDRTQRKYLLPGPFVESRDNKITTVAQSLAKPDASTWDQVEAYYDFVHQNVTYENGPMKGAVAALEEGRGDCEEMTTLFVALCRAGNIPARTVWVPGHCYPEFLTKTDDGTDRWVAVEMTGDFPFGQSPEKRPILQKGDNFRIAGSRKPQHYVKQELAIRDYKGSAPPAVVWLPAPGKEPPRAE; translated from the coding sequence GTGGTTAAACAGTTCTTCGCGGCAACGTTGCTTCTGCTGGCCTGCGGTTCGTGGGCATCGGCTCAGTTTGGTGCGGTCGAAACACCAGCCGCTTCCTCCGGTGGCGTTGGCAACTTTGAAACCGGATTCACGCTACAAGTCCAAGGGCCTGCCTTGGGTGTGACGGCAACCTTTCCGGTACCGGCCAACTGGCAAGATCAGAAGGTAGAACTGGTTCGCCAGGAACTCCCTCCAGGGGCTTCGCTCAAGTTCCTCGACTTGGATGGAACCAGCCAGGCCCGAGTTGATATCCCTCGCATGTCGGCCGGCGAGACCGCGAAGGTGATGCTCTATTTCCAGGTCGATCGCCAACCGATCGTTGCCCCGAATCGACCTGAGTCGTTAACTGCGCCGAGTCAAAAGCAACTCGATCGAACCCAGCGGAAGTATCTTCTGCCAGGGCCTTTCGTCGAAAGCCGTGACAACAAGATCACGACGGTCGCTCAGTCGTTGGCGAAGCCCGATGCTTCCACATGGGATCAGGTCGAAGCCTATTACGACTTCGTCCATCAGAACGTCACCTACGAAAACGGCCCGATGAAGGGCGCTGTTGCGGCACTAGAAGAAGGCCGCGGTGACTGCGAAGAAATGACGACGCTCTTTGTCGCCTTGTGCCGGGCCGGCAACATCCCGGCCCGCACGGTCTGGGTGCCGGGACATTGCTATCCAGAGTTCCTCACGAAAACCGACGACGGTACCGACCGCTGGGTGGCAGTCGAAATGACAGGCGACTTTCCTTTTGGACAATCGCCCGAGAAGCGTCCCATCTTGCAAAAGGGGGACAACTTTCGCATCGCTGGCAGTCGCAAGCCACAGCACTACGTGAAGCAGGAACTGGCCATTCGCGACTACAAAGGATCGGCCCCGCCGGCAGTGGTCTGGTTGCCAGCTCCCGGCAAGGAACCTCCTCGAGCCGAATAA
- a CDS encoding peroxiredoxin family protein, producing MITKTITTLCLTAVALMASTSVAEELKVGDKAPEFSLKGEGADTINLSDFKGKKLVLSFNRANWCPFCMKQVVDLQKHYDAIQDAGAEVLVIWREEATGSDGLKKIRDKTKATMPFALDLKAERTGAYSPEGFDSYIIDEQGKIIAVLEGTKPDRAMGDEIMQHLKK from the coding sequence ATGATTACCAAGACAATTACCACACTCTGTTTGACCGCCGTTGCCCTGATGGCTTCCACGTCTGTTGCTGAAGAGCTGAAGGTCGGAGACAAGGCTCCTGAGTTCTCGCTGAAAGGGGAAGGTGCCGACACGATCAACCTCAGTGACTTCAAGGGGAAGAAACTGGTACTCAGTTTCAATCGCGCCAACTGGTGTCCCTTCTGCATGAAGCAAGTCGTCGATCTGCAGAAGCACTACGATGCCATTCAAGACGCCGGCGCGGAAGTGCTGGTCATCTGGCGAGAAGAAGCAACCGGCAGCGACGGTTTGAAGAAGATTCGCGACAAGACGAAGGCAACGATGCCATTCGCCTTGGACCTGAAAGCGGAGCGAACCGGAGCGTATAGCCCGGAAGGTTTCGACTCGTACATCATCGACGAGCAGGGAAAGATCATCGCCGTGCTGGAAGGGACCAAGCCTGATCGCGCGATGGGCGACGAAATCATGCAGCATCTGAAGAAGTAA
- a CDS encoding TlpA disulfide reductase family protein, translating to MRVRVLLNKSCWSAAVAAAAGLTLSGCGGGDTAPPTVSIEQPAAGNSTAAAPTQPTVQVNATQNATPQTNPATSAAAASPAGGSKFTSTEQNMVAAAPAQDGAEMQVNGQAAQAQEDLTPAMTAAELAAAMDLDNVPDGNAVQLLTYMNNLTAVPFPDNATPAELRQFASKVYSNILAASDKLLAVPGATSDVRRNAVQFKFNAYEMLIQILPEQANAIRQERIQYAQNIAGSNDPEVSRFARLFLFEQMLAQFAAGEPSLFQPVLEDSRYIIEDPNADIMHFGVAENAATVFARMGHTNEAVTILTMMKNSFTGAKDEKLAARATELDDMIMQYKILGTMMAAANGDEASEDQLVAALRAWIATKEKEDLEPLQMLATIEMQMEDYRKMQLARRLANLMLEHYGNHPDPQVVESVNISVKNAEKRTGLIAKPFVVEGNNLNGTPFNWEQYKGKWVLVDFWATWCPICIEEMDHINQVYQKYRAKGFEVVSINLDDTAEARNQFFQQKQLPWPTVISANPDTTGFKDPNAQRCGVEALPFLVFVGPDGTVVEINPRGERLEELLQSVLNQGAGGVQSLSTPVTQVPGATVPANQMVPETAESDVSLKVVR from the coding sequence ATGCGAGTTCGAGTGTTGCTGAACAAGAGTTGCTGGTCGGCTGCCGTAGCAGCGGCAGCTGGGCTGACGTTGAGTGGTTGCGGTGGTGGTGATACCGCGCCGCCAACCGTGAGTATCGAACAACCTGCCGCCGGCAATTCGACCGCCGCGGCACCTACCCAACCGACCGTTCAGGTCAATGCGACGCAGAACGCGACGCCGCAGACCAACCCGGCGACTTCCGCTGCGGCAGCAAGCCCTGCGGGTGGATCGAAGTTCACTTCGACCGAGCAGAACATGGTTGCTGCGGCTCCTGCCCAGGACGGGGCCGAGATGCAGGTCAACGGTCAAGCGGCGCAAGCCCAGGAAGACCTGACCCCGGCGATGACGGCCGCTGAGCTGGCTGCCGCAATGGATCTGGACAATGTGCCAGATGGCAACGCCGTGCAGCTGCTGACCTATATGAATAACTTGACGGCCGTTCCGTTTCCGGACAACGCCACGCCTGCCGAACTGCGTCAGTTCGCGTCGAAGGTTTACTCGAACATTCTGGCTGCTTCCGACAAGCTGCTGGCCGTTCCTGGGGCAACCTCGGACGTACGTCGCAATGCGGTGCAGTTCAAGTTCAACGCTTATGAAATGCTGATTCAGATTCTGCCGGAACAGGCCAACGCCATCCGTCAGGAACGTATTCAGTACGCTCAGAACATTGCCGGATCGAACGATCCTGAAGTTTCGCGATTTGCCCGTTTGTTCCTGTTCGAGCAGATGTTGGCCCAGTTCGCTGCTGGCGAACCATCGTTGTTCCAGCCTGTTCTGGAAGACTCGCGTTACATCATCGAAGATCCTAACGCTGACATCATGCACTTCGGTGTTGCTGAGAACGCCGCCACCGTGTTTGCCCGCATGGGTCACACCAACGAAGCCGTCACCATCCTGACGATGATGAAGAATTCGTTCACCGGTGCCAAAGACGAAAAGCTGGCTGCTCGTGCGACCGAACTGGATGACATGATCATGCAGTACAAGATTCTGGGCACCATGATGGCCGCCGCCAATGGTGACGAAGCTTCGGAAGACCAACTGGTCGCCGCGCTGCGTGCCTGGATCGCGACCAAGGAAAAGGAAGACCTCGAACCGCTGCAGATGCTGGCGACCATCGAAATGCAGATGGAGGACTATCGCAAGATGCAGTTGGCGCGTCGCTTGGCCAACCTCATGCTGGAACATTACGGCAACCATCCTGATCCTCAGGTGGTCGAGTCGGTCAACATCTCGGTCAAGAATGCTGAAAAGCGAACCGGTTTGATTGCCAAGCCATTCGTCGTCGAAGGCAACAACCTGAACGGTACGCCTTTCAACTGGGAACAGTACAAGGGCAAGTGGGTTCTGGTCGACTTCTGGGCGACCTGGTGTCCAATCTGCATCGAAGAGATGGACCACATCAATCAGGTCTATCAGAAGTACCGCGCGAAGGGCTTCGAAGTCGTGAGCATCAATCTCGACGACACGGCCGAAGCTCGCAACCAGTTCTTCCAACAGAAGCAATTGCCTTGGCCAACCGTCATCAGTGCCAACCCAGATACGACCGGTTTCAAAGACCCGAATGCCCAGCGCTGCGGCGTCGAAGCACTGCCGTTTCTGGTCTTCGTCGGTCCTGACGGCACCGTGGTGGAAATCAATCCACGTGGCGAACGTCTGGAAGAGTTGCTCCAAAGTGTCCTGAACCAAGGGGCCGGCGGCGTGCAATCGTTGAGCACCCCAGTCACCCAGGTGCCTGGGGCTACCGTCCCAGCCAACCAAATGGTTCCTGAGACCGCTGAATCTGACGTCAGCCTGAAGGTTGTGCGTTAA
- a CDS encoding SDR family oxidoreductase, producing the protein MSEARRRTFGEIAPVALVTGSAKRVGRVIAEHLAASGYRIAVHANHSMDEANSFVEKLRGEGTEAQAFQADLTEESAIREMMEKVHWYFGRIDVLVNSASIFHPTPLESLKVEDVEAMFRMNTFSVLHCSKWAGLRMANQTTGGAIVNIIDWSVERPATDFNAYIASKGALVSLTRSLAIDLAKRNPWIRVNAVLPGQVLLPEGSSEAKRQAAIDATLVKRQGEPDDVAQAVRFLIESPFITGVSLPVDGGRTIFSGNFDDPSVH; encoded by the coding sequence ATGAGCGAGGCACGACGAAGAACCTTTGGCGAAATCGCTCCCGTAGCTTTGGTAACCGGCAGTGCCAAGCGTGTCGGTCGTGTGATCGCTGAGCACCTGGCGGCGTCGGGCTACCGTATTGCCGTGCACGCCAATCACTCGATGGATGAAGCCAACTCGTTCGTTGAAAAGTTGCGAGGGGAGGGGACCGAAGCCCAGGCATTTCAGGCCGATCTGACCGAAGAGTCAGCCATTCGGGAAATGATGGAAAAGGTGCACTGGTACTTTGGCCGGATCGACGTTCTGGTGAACTCGGCATCGATCTTCCATCCGACGCCGCTCGAATCGCTGAAGGTCGAGGATGTTGAAGCGATGTTCCGCATGAACACCTTCTCGGTCCTGCACTGCTCGAAGTGGGCCGGCCTGCGGATGGCGAATCAAACGACCGGCGGCGCGATCGTGAATATCATCGACTGGTCGGTCGAACGGCCGGCGACCGATTTCAATGCCTACATCGCCAGCAAAGGGGCCCTGGTCAGTTTGACGCGAAGCCTGGCGATTGACCTGGCGAAGCGAAATCCGTGGATTCGCGTGAATGCGGTCCTGCCGGGCCAGGTACTTTTGCCAGAAGGTTCGAGCGAAGCGAAGCGTCAGGCAGCCATCGACGCGACCCTGGTGAAACGGCAAGGCGAACCGGACGATGTTGCCCAGGCCGTACGGTTTCTGATCGAAAGTCCGTTCATTACTGGGGTTAGCCTGCCCGTGGATGGGGGGCGAACTATCTTTAGCGGCAATTTCGACGACCCCAGCGTGCATTAA
- a CDS encoding LOG family protein — protein sequence MNPQHVAENLEQIINSPSYVVPELDTDFLQSEAMRGLRMQLEYTKPQLYLERKKINSTIILFGGTQIVEEEQAQEKLDVLKKQRDAEGDRPELIRAIHRAERQLAKSKYYEEARAFATLVSQHSYNNDRYDYVVVTGGGPGIMEAGNRGAYDVGAPTIGLNITLPEEQHPNPYITPGLCFLFHYFAMRKMHFLMRAKALVVFPGGFGTLDELFDALTLRQTDRMQAIPIILYGTDYWKQAINFQFLADEAVVRDEHLELVQFADSPTEAWDIIQKFHAANPEAKVVAP from the coding sequence ATGAACCCCCAACATGTCGCCGAGAATCTAGAACAGATCATCAACTCGCCCAGCTACGTCGTGCCGGAGTTGGATACCGACTTCCTGCAAAGCGAAGCGATGCGTGGTCTGCGGATGCAATTGGAATACACCAAGCCGCAGTTGTACCTGGAACGCAAGAAGATCAATTCGACGATCATTTTGTTCGGTGGGACGCAGATCGTCGAGGAAGAGCAAGCTCAGGAAAAGCTCGATGTCCTCAAGAAGCAACGCGATGCCGAAGGAGACCGACCTGAGCTGATCCGGGCCATCCACCGCGCGGAACGACAACTGGCGAAATCGAAGTACTACGAAGAAGCTCGGGCGTTCGCCACGCTGGTTTCGCAGCACTCGTACAACAACGATCGTTACGACTACGTCGTGGTGACCGGCGGCGGGCCAGGCATCATGGAAGCAGGCAATCGCGGGGCATACGATGTCGGCGCTCCGACAATCGGTTTGAACATTACTTTGCCGGAAGAGCAGCACCCCAATCCGTATATCACGCCGGGACTCTGCTTTTTGTTCCATTACTTCGCCATGCGAAAGATGCACTTCCTGATGCGGGCCAAAGCCTTGGTGGTGTTCCCTGGCGGATTCGGGACGCTGGACGAACTGTTCGACGCTTTAACGCTTCGCCAGACCGATCGAATGCAGGCGATTCCGATCATCCTGTACGGTACCGACTACTGGAAGCAGGCGATCAATTTCCAGTTTCTCGCGGATGAGGCGGTCGTACGGGACGAGCATCTCGAACTGGTGCAGTTCGCGGATTCGCCGACCGAGGCCTGGGACATCATCCAGAAGTTTCATGCGGCCAATCCTGAAGCGAAGGTGGTTGCCCCATGA
- a CDS encoding MBL fold metallo-hydrolase has translation MTRLTFHGAAETVTGSKYLLEADDARVLIDCGLFQGLKELRLRNWDRLPFTADSIDRIVLTHAHIDHTGYLPRIVKDGYHGPILCTPGTKKLTELLLLDSAENQERDAEYFNYKGLSKHKPALPLYDPKDARKAIKQLTAKPRSEWHHAAGPIWIRFHDAGHLLGSNMIEVEIRNQDPPLRLLFSGDVGRYDSPLYHDPHEPPRCDFLICESTYGNRDHPDGDVLDMLEITMNEAIERGGVVLMASFAVGRAQQLIYLLRVLMHSGRIPEIPIYLDSPMAVDATEIFRDFAEDFDLSEGRLDGPDSVLNAPNVFMVRSAQESKQLNHVKGPAVIIASSGMMTGGRILFHLRQRLPWRQNTILAGGFMAAGTLGRRMQDGEHTVKIHKKDVPVNAHLASISGLSGHAGQSELLQWVSGLPKPKAVFLTHGEPESASVLSGLMRQRFGFRTIIPRMGEAFDLEEQP, from the coding sequence ATGACACGTTTGACGTTTCATGGGGCGGCGGAAACGGTCACGGGATCGAAATACTTGCTCGAGGCAGACGATGCCAGGGTACTCATCGATTGTGGCCTTTTTCAAGGGCTGAAAGAACTTCGGCTCCGCAATTGGGATCGGTTGCCCTTTACCGCCGATTCCATCGATAGAATCGTTCTGACCCACGCCCATATTGATCATACCGGCTACCTGCCTCGGATCGTCAAAGATGGCTATCACGGTCCCATCCTTTGTACGCCGGGCACGAAAAAGCTGACGGAATTGCTGCTGCTCGACTCGGCCGAGAACCAGGAACGGGACGCCGAGTACTTCAACTACAAAGGGCTTTCGAAGCATAAGCCCGCCTTGCCGCTGTACGATCCGAAGGATGCCCGCAAAGCGATCAAGCAGCTCACGGCGAAGCCTCGCAGCGAATGGCATCACGCCGCCGGACCGATCTGGATTCGCTTTCATGACGCCGGCCACTTGCTGGGCTCGAACATGATTGAAGTCGAGATCCGCAACCAGGACCCGCCGCTGCGGCTTCTGTTCTCTGGCGATGTCGGCCGTTACGACTCTCCGCTTTACCATGACCCGCACGAACCGCCTCGCTGTGACTTTCTGATTTGCGAAAGTACCTACGGCAATCGAGACCATCCGGATGGAGACGTGCTCGATATGCTGGAAATCACCATGAACGAAGCGATCGAACGAGGCGGCGTTGTGCTGATGGCGTCGTTCGCGGTTGGTCGCGCTCAGCAGTTGATTTATCTGCTGCGGGTGTTGATGCACTCCGGCCGGATCCCTGAGATTCCTATCTATCTCGACAGCCCGATGGCGGTCGATGCGACTGAAATCTTCCGCGACTTTGCGGAGGACTTCGACTTGTCGGAAGGGCGGCTCGATGGACCGGACTCGGTTTTGAACGCTCCGAATGTGTTCATGGTTCGAAGTGCCCAGGAATCGAAGCAACTCAATCATGTCAAAGGTCCGGCAGTGATTATTGCTTCGTCCGGCATGATGACGGGTGGCCGGATCCTGTTTCATTTGCGGCAACGATTGCCTTGGCGGCAAAATACAATTCTGGCTGGCGGCTTTATGGCGGCCGGCACGCTGGGGCGCCGGATGCAAGATGGCGAACACACCGTGAAGATTCATAAGAAAGACGTTCCGGTGAATGCTCACCTGGCTTCGATCTCGGGGCTGAGTGGTCATGCGGGACAAAGCGAGCTGTTGCAATGGGTTTCGGGGCTTCCCAAACCGAAGGCAGTGTTTTTAACCCATGGCGAACCGGAGAGTGCATCGGTGTTGTCGGGGCTGATGCGGCAGCGATTTGGATTTCGTACCATCATCCCCAGGATGGGCGAAGCATTTGACCTCGAGGAGCAACCATGA
- a CDS encoding AMP-binding protein, which yields MGKWIQSLLYFCLRCLLHRRYQVEVQGLEKLEGLEGPLLVLPNHPAYVDPPIVLSHLRCGKSLRPLVFTDTYRSPLFYPLMKVIDAYEVPNLQSHSRDAHVKTTQLIEHVAGELNSGQNFLIYPSGRLQRQGYEIVGGSRIAHELMERVENVNVVLVRTRGLWGSRFGCAQEGGVPTLGRNALVSLLWILAGAIFFLPKRKVSIEVVPVDRDSLPLESKTALNRHLEAFYNADGGEDAKFVPYSYCFGARDFDFDAVKSNADVDVSQIPDQVIQEVHEILEHRLDRKLDDSEKEPGTTLDLLGLDSLERMDLALELEQHFGFRSDSVPSTVGELCLLAAGKASSDEKPLEVPEEWNQSRKKGKEHPEVLAETIAEAFVLRALSSANRPAVADTLSGCLSYRKLLIGATLLSKRIAKLEGEAVGIMLPASVAADSVLLATQLAGKLPVMLNWTTGPAGLRHATEKLEVRRVITSKRFMDRLGIEMEGVEMFYLEDVRDQISTFEKLMSLMATYIAPWSFLRGLPQPNPDDPAVILFTSGSESLPKAVPLSHKNLIANMRAGCDHMNFHRGDTLLGFLPPFHSFGLTATSLMPLLAGIRVVHHADPTDSRMLARVIAAYKPTLMFATPTFLQYIVSSSEPGELNSLRLVLVGAEKCPPALYQRTMEILPELDLLEGYGITECSPVVSGNRPGNNKPGTIGLSINCVETIVVHPESHEPLPQGETGLLLIRGDSVFNGYYRHDAPQPFLEVEGHRWYNSGDLCSKDEDDFITFRGRMKRFLKIGGEMVSLPALEGPLAEKFPADEEGPKVAVEGIEQDGGRCIVLFTTEEITLREANDCLKQAGFQGIMRLDEVRQIDAIPVLGTGKTNYRELRAWIEADNEVTS from the coding sequence ATGGGAAAGTGGATTCAATCCCTTCTGTATTTTTGTCTTCGATGTCTCCTGCATCGCCGCTACCAGGTAGAGGTGCAGGGGCTCGAGAAATTGGAAGGTCTGGAAGGCCCACTTCTGGTTCTGCCAAATCATCCTGCTTATGTCGACCCGCCGATCGTGTTAAGCCATCTGCGTTGTGGCAAGTCACTGCGTCCGCTGGTCTTCACCGATACCTATCGCAGCCCGCTCTTTTATCCGTTGATGAAAGTGATCGACGCGTATGAAGTGCCGAACCTGCAGTCGCACAGCCGCGATGCCCACGTCAAGACAACCCAGTTGATTGAACATGTCGCGGGCGAACTGAACAGCGGTCAGAACTTTCTGATCTATCCCAGTGGACGCCTGCAGCGGCAGGGATATGAAATCGTGGGTGGCTCCCGAATTGCCCACGAACTGATGGAACGCGTCGAGAACGTGAACGTGGTCCTCGTGAGGACGCGTGGATTATGGGGCAGCCGATTCGGTTGTGCTCAAGAGGGGGGCGTGCCGACACTTGGTCGCAACGCCTTGGTCTCGCTGTTGTGGATTCTGGCCGGGGCGATCTTCTTTCTGCCGAAACGGAAGGTCTCGATCGAAGTGGTGCCCGTCGATCGCGATTCGCTGCCGCTGGAAAGCAAGACGGCCCTCAACCGCCACCTCGAAGCATTCTATAACGCCGATGGTGGTGAAGACGCCAAGTTCGTTCCGTACAGCTATTGCTTCGGGGCCCGCGACTTCGACTTCGATGCCGTGAAAAGCAATGCCGATGTCGACGTTAGCCAGATTCCAGATCAAGTCATTCAAGAGGTGCACGAGATCCTCGAGCATCGACTCGATCGGAAACTGGATGATTCGGAAAAAGAACCAGGCACCACCCTCGACCTGTTGGGACTCGACAGTTTGGAGCGGATGGACCTGGCACTCGAACTGGAACAGCACTTCGGTTTCCGGAGTGACTCGGTCCCCTCGACCGTGGGCGAGCTTTGTTTGCTGGCGGCAGGGAAGGCTTCGAGCGACGAGAAACCGTTGGAAGTTCCGGAGGAATGGAATCAGTCGCGGAAAAAGGGGAAAGAGCATCCAGAGGTGTTGGCCGAAACGATCGCCGAAGCTTTCGTCCTCCGGGCATTGTCGAGTGCCAATCGTCCGGCAGTGGCCGATACGCTTTCGGGCTGCTTGAGCTATCGCAAGCTGTTGATCGGGGCCACGCTCCTCTCGAAGCGAATTGCCAAGCTGGAAGGGGAAGCCGTCGGTATCATGCTGCCGGCGTCGGTGGCGGCCGACTCGGTGCTGCTGGCCACGCAACTGGCTGGCAAGCTGCCGGTGATGCTCAACTGGACGACTGGCCCCGCCGGGCTGCGTCATGCGACCGAGAAGCTGGAAGTGCGCCGCGTGATTACCTCGAAGCGTTTCATGGATCGCTTGGGGATCGAAATGGAAGGCGTCGAGATGTTCTACCTGGAAGACGTCCGCGATCAGATCTCGACCTTCGAGAAACTGATGTCGCTGATGGCTACTTACATCGCGCCCTGGTCGTTCCTGCGAGGCTTGCCACAGCCCAACCCGGACGATCCGGCGGTGATTCTGTTCACCTCCGGTTCGGAAAGCTTGCCCAAGGCGGTTCCTTTGTCACATAAGAACCTGATCGCCAACATGCGGGCTGGCTGCGATCATATGAACTTCCATCGCGGCGATACGCTGCTCGGCTTCCTGCCGCCGTTCCATAGCTTTGGTCTGACGGCTACCTCGCTGATGCCATTGCTCGCGGGAATTCGCGTCGTGCATCATGCCGACCCGACCGACTCGCGAATGCTGGCCCGCGTGATTGCGGCTTACAAGCCGACCTTGATGTTCGCGACGCCGACCTTCCTGCAATATATCGTCAGCAGTAGCGAGCCTGGCGAACTGAACTCGTTACGCTTGGTCCTGGTTGGTGCCGAGAAGTGCCCGCCAGCTTTGTACCAGCGAACGATGGAGATTCTGCCGGAACTCGATCTGCTGGAAGGTTACGGCATTACTGAGTGCAGCCCTGTCGTATCTGGCAACCGCCCTGGGAACAACAAGCCTGGGACGATCGGGCTTTCGATCAACTGCGTCGAAACGATCGTCGTCCATCCCGAGTCGCACGAGCCACTGCCACAAGGAGAAACCGGCCTGCTGCTGATCCGCGGCGATTCGGTCTTCAACGGATACTACCGCCACGATGCTCCGCAACCATTCCTCGAAGTCGAAGGGCATCGCTGGTACAACTCCGGCGACTTGTGCTCGAAGGATGAAGACGACTTCATCACCTTCCGTGGTCGTATGAAACGCTTCCTGAAGATCGGCGGTGAAATGGTGAGCCTGCCGGCGCTGGAAGGTCCATTGGCCGAGAAGTTTCCGGCCGACGAAGAGGGCCCGAAAGTCGCCGTCGAAGGGATCGAGCAAGATGGTGGCCGCTGCATCGTGCTGTTCACCACCGAAGAGATCACGCTGCGTGAAGCAAACGATTGCCTCAAGCAGGCCGGCTTCCAGGGAATCATGCGTCTGGACGAAGTTCGCCAGATCGATGCGATTCCCGTGCTGGGAACCGGCAAGACAAACTACCGTGAACTTCGTGCGTGGATCGAGGCCGACAACGAAGTCACGTCGTAA